From the genome of Thermogutta terrifontis, one region includes:
- a CDS encoding DUF1559 domain-containing protein, which yields MNRIASRESTEKSGFTLVELLVVVAIIGILIALLLPAVQAAREAARRSQCSNNLKQIGLAFHNFQDVYGWLPNGARDGDHRVPDPLTACCNSRTRHGWSWLYHITPFIEQKPIYDLASDADDPPTQGSGQNRKEDIVAQRGVPIYYCPSRRYMEFYGSGRFYRSDYAGNGGQRDGGDVRGSGSNGLRGVVIQTDAKKTRVEMLRDGSSNIIMVGEKALHPKAFGSEGGDNERWNNPGWDEDIIRWGAFRRSDGTEYGLTPIPDSKAPYDPGSGWTTVVDVDGRTWGRWHPFFGSSHPGGLNACMADGGVRFLSFTVDHQVFRRLSLSDDGEPVQY from the coding sequence ATGAACCGTATCGCGTCACGAGAGTCCACGGAGAAAAGTGGTTTTACGCTCGTCGAACTCCTGGTGGTCGTTGCGATCATCGGGATTCTGATCGCACTGCTTTTGCCCGCGGTTCAGGCGGCCCGCGAAGCCGCAAGAAGAAGTCAGTGCAGCAACAACCTCAAGCAAATCGGTCTGGCTTTCCATAACTTTCAGGATGTGTACGGCTGGCTGCCGAACGGGGCGCGGGACGGCGACCACCGGGTTCCCGATCCGCTGACCGCCTGCTGCAATTCGCGGACCCGGCATGGGTGGAGCTGGCTCTACCACATCACCCCGTTTATTGAACAGAAGCCGATTTATGACCTGGCCAGCGACGCTGACGATCCTCCGACGCAGGGTTCAGGACAGAACCGCAAGGAAGACATCGTCGCCCAGCGAGGAGTTCCCATCTATTATTGCCCCTCCCGCCGCTACATGGAGTTTTACGGAAGCGGTAGATTCTATCGCTCCGACTATGCAGGAAACGGCGGCCAGCGCGACGGCGGAGATGTGCGTGGGTCGGGAAGCAACGGACTCCGCGGCGTCGTGATCCAGACAGACGCGAAGAAGACGCGGGTGGAGATGCTCCGGGATGGGTCGTCCAACATCATCATGGTGGGCGAAAAGGCTCTCCATCCCAAGGCCTTTGGTTCAGAGGGTGGGGATAACGAGAGGTGGAATAACCCCGGCTGGGACGAAGACATCATCCGCTGGGGCGCTTTTCGCAGAAGCGATGGCACGGAATACGGGCTGACGCCCATCCCGGATAGTAAGGCCCCCTACGACCCAGGCTCCGGTTGGACGACTGTGGTGGACGTTGACGGACGAACGTGGGGACGTTGGCATCCCTTCTTCGGTTCTTCCCATCCCGGCGGACTCAACGCATGCATGGCCGACGGAGGAGTGCGGTTTCTGAGCTTCACCGTCGACCATCAGGTGTTCCGCCGCCTGAGCCTCAGCGATGATGGCGAGCCCGTCCAGTACTGA
- a CDS encoding carbon starvation protein A, producing MLDQAAVVVFGAFALLFLGYQVYGRFLARRVFQLDPDRPTPAHTMYDGIDYCPAKTPVLFGHHFASIAGLGPILGPALAVIWGWLPAVLWVVFGAILIGAVHDLGALVVSLRHRGRSVGEVAYYVLGPRARLLSLLIIFFLMSLAMGAFCNTLADLFLNYNPDAIIPSVGLMLLAVLFGLSVYRLKVPLLPATLGALVVFAGLIYLGEKNPVLTYEWLCTPQTRQALEQARDAKPTMGRPGFSRPYGAAAAIDYFKAQGRDDVVRELGSIKDPDTVLGRANYAWIGALLLYGFLASVLPVWLLLQPRDYINSFQLYFALIALFVGMLVATAVGSEYAKIDAPAVRLNVPGAPPLIPLLFVTIACGAVSGFHSLVSSGTTVKQLNREKDALLVGYGAMLVEGALAVLVIAACVAGLSQFDWSDRGVYASWSAIGGLAAQLNAVVRGSANILSHLGIPTGIGSTFIAVTVTAFALTTLDSATRLLRFNVEELCQAVGLKFLANRYFGSLMAVAGIGFFAVVPAGKALWTLFGTTNQLLAGLALLIVSVYLYQNQRMYAFTLVPMIFMLLMTGAAMIYNLIGFYREGKTVLWVTTVIVLIMAAWLILEGITAFLRGPQRPATIPLEEQPAAQEQRERAETVF from the coding sequence ATGCTGGATCAGGCCGCTGTCGTCGTTTTCGGGGCATTTGCCCTGCTTTTTCTAGGTTACCAGGTATATGGCCGCTTTCTGGCCCGGCGGGTGTTTCAGCTCGACCCCGATCGTCCCACGCCTGCCCACACCATGTATGACGGCATCGATTACTGTCCCGCGAAAACACCGGTATTATTTGGTCATCATTTTGCATCAATCGCCGGCCTGGGCCCAATCCTGGGGCCTGCCCTGGCCGTCATTTGGGGTTGGTTGCCGGCGGTCCTTTGGGTGGTTTTCGGTGCCATTCTGATCGGGGCCGTCCACGATTTGGGTGCCCTCGTGGTGAGCCTTCGGCATCGGGGGCGTTCGGTGGGCGAAGTGGCGTATTATGTCCTTGGTCCACGCGCCCGACTGCTTTCGCTTCTGATCATTTTCTTTCTCATGTCACTTGCGATGGGCGCGTTCTGCAACACGCTGGCCGATTTGTTCCTCAATTACAATCCCGACGCGATTATTCCCTCGGTCGGCCTGATGTTGCTGGCCGTCCTTTTTGGATTGTCCGTATATCGGCTGAAAGTACCGCTCCTCCCCGCTACATTGGGTGCCCTTGTCGTGTTTGCCGGCCTTATCTATTTGGGCGAAAAGAACCCCGTCCTGACCTATGAATGGCTGTGTACCCCCCAGACCCGACAGGCCCTGGAACAGGCTCGCGATGCCAAACCCACGATGGGAAGGCCAGGATTTTCCCGTCCGTACGGTGCGGCCGCTGCGATTGATTACTTCAAGGCCCAGGGCCGGGATGATGTGGTTCGCGAGCTGGGATCCATCAAGGATCCCGACACTGTTTTGGGCAGAGCCAATTACGCATGGATCGGGGCACTCCTTTTGTATGGCTTCTTAGCGTCCGTGCTGCCCGTCTGGCTGCTGCTTCAGCCGCGGGATTACATCAACAGTTTTCAGCTCTACTTCGCCCTGATCGCCCTATTTGTAGGGATGCTGGTGGCTACGGCAGTAGGCAGTGAATACGCCAAGATTGATGCACCGGCGGTTCGGCTGAATGTGCCGGGAGCCCCGCCCCTGATCCCGCTGCTTTTTGTCACCATCGCTTGTGGAGCAGTGAGCGGTTTCCATTCCCTGGTCTCCAGTGGGACGACCGTCAAGCAACTCAATCGGGAAAAGGATGCCCTGCTGGTTGGGTATGGCGCGATGTTGGTGGAGGGCGCGCTGGCCGTGCTCGTTATTGCGGCTTGTGTTGCGGGGCTTTCTCAATTTGACTGGAGCGACAGGGGTGTTTACGCGAGCTGGAGCGCTATCGGAGGGCTGGCCGCCCAGCTTAATGCCGTGGTTCGCGGAAGTGCCAACATTCTTTCTCACCTGGGAATTCCCACCGGTATCGGCTCCACGTTCATCGCGGTGACCGTCACGGCGTTCGCACTCACCACGTTGGATTCCGCAACCCGCCTGCTTCGCTTCAACGTGGAAGAGCTCTGCCAGGCGGTGGGTTTGAAGTTCCTGGCCAACCGATACTTTGGCTCCCTCATGGCGGTGGCGGGAATCGGCTTTTTTGCCGTCGTTCCCGCGGGGAAAGCCCTCTGGACACTCTTCGGCACAACCAATCAGCTTCTGGCCGGATTGGCCCTGTTGATCGTGAGTGTGTACCTCTATCAGAATCAGCGGATGTACGCTTTCACGCTCGTGCCGATGATTTTCATGCTCCTCATGACCGGGGCCGCCATGATTTATAATCTGATTGGATTCTATCGGGAAGGAAAAACCGTCCTGTGGGTGACAACCGTTATCGTGCTGATCATGGCAGCTTGGCTGATTCTGGAAGGCATCACGGCATTTCTCCGCGGTCCTCAACGTCCAGCCACCATTCCGCTGGAAGAGCAACCCGCAGCACAAGAGCAGCGCGAGCGGGCAGAGACCGTGTTTTGA
- a CDS encoding REP-associated tyrosine transposase, with amino-acid sequence MSSYDDTVNSRASWPHAPLHELSEHGTYFVTAATHGKENIFRGAERLRYLRDTLLTVASDLNWELEAWAVFSNHYHFVAHAPPGSQSGETLRELIRLVHGRTAVWVNRCDGLSHRRVWHNYWEVRLTYQKSYFARLCYTHQNPVKHGLVRIASHYPWCSAQWFETTAKPAHVHTIYGLKTDRLHVVDDFDVAPEW; translated from the coding sequence GTGAGTTCGTACGATGACACAGTTAACTCTCGCGCCTCGTGGCCACACGCGCCCCTTCATGAACTCTCAGAGCACGGCACCTATTTCGTTACCGCTGCAACTCACGGTAAAGAGAACATCTTCAGAGGAGCTGAACGCCTGCGCTATCTCCGCGATACCCTACTTACGGTGGCAAGTGATTTGAATTGGGAACTGGAAGCTTGGGCGGTTTTTTCTAACCATTATCACTTCGTCGCTCACGCTCCGCCTGGTAGTCAAAGTGGCGAGACGCTTCGGGAACTGATTCGGCTCGTCCATGGCCGCACCGCCGTCTGGGTTAATCGCTGTGATGGACTTTCACATCGACGCGTTTGGCATAACTACTGGGAAGTAAGGTTGACATATCAAAAGTCCTATTTCGCGAGGCTCTGCTACACACACCAAAATCCGGTAAAACATGGACTTGTACGCATCGCCTCCCATTACCCGTGGTGCTCGGCACAATGGTTCGAAACGACAGCGAAACCCGCCCACGTGCACACTATCTATGGATTGAAGACAGACCGTCTTCACGTAGTCGATGACTTCGACGTGGCACCTGAGTGGTGA
- a CDS encoding radical SAM protein, giving the protein MRRTERERDSEIRPPLGAIDPFHSSPAMSVPGHLPTVFTRHERTFGDFRFVYPVVSRRAGGVSIGVNLNPDKICNFDCVYCQVDRRELPGRVFVELDRLRDELHEAIRLVRQGELFSTEKFAETPLPLRRLRDIAFSGDGEPTTFTNFEQICQLAADVRHSEGLDDIKLVLITNASMFHRPGVQRGLAILDAHGGEIWAKLDAGTEEYFQRVARTSIPFQRILDNITEAARVRPLVIQSLFMRLNEQAPPPEEIVAYCERLKEIVQAGGRIKLVQIYSVARPPAESFVSALSAQELEAIAAQVHSSTGLTTAVYP; this is encoded by the coding sequence TTGAGGAGAACCGAACGCGAACGAGATTCCGAAATTCGCCCGCCATTGGGTGCTATCGATCCCTTTCATTCCAGCCCAGCCATGTCGGTCCCCGGCCATTTGCCCACCGTTTTCACCCGCCACGAACGCACCTTCGGAGACTTCCGGTTTGTCTATCCGGTGGTGAGCCGTCGGGCAGGCGGGGTCTCCATCGGCGTCAACCTTAACCCTGACAAGATTTGCAATTTTGATTGCGTCTATTGTCAGGTTGATCGCCGCGAGTTGCCGGGACGCGTCTTCGTGGAGTTGGATCGGCTCCGCGACGAGCTCCATGAAGCAATTCGGCTCGTCCGGCAGGGTGAGCTGTTTTCCACGGAGAAATTTGCAGAAACGCCGCTGCCCCTGCGCCGCCTCCGCGATATTGCGTTCAGTGGCGATGGCGAGCCCACAACGTTCACCAATTTCGAGCAAATCTGCCAGCTTGCCGCGGATGTTCGCCATTCCGAAGGATTGGATGACATCAAGCTGGTCCTCATCACAAATGCCTCCATGTTCCACCGGCCGGGCGTCCAGCGGGGACTGGCGATCCTCGATGCGCACGGGGGTGAAATTTGGGCCAAGCTGGATGCCGGTACCGAGGAGTATTTCCAGAGAGTTGCCCGAACTTCCATTCCTTTCCAGCGAATTCTGGACAACATCACGGAGGCCGCCCGCGTCCGCCCCCTTGTGATTCAGTCTCTTTTTATGCGTTTGAATGAGCAGGCCCCTCCGCCAGAGGAAATCGTTGCGTACTGTGAACGTTTGAAAGAAATCGTTCAAGCCGGCGGACGGATCAAACTGGTGCAGATTTACTCCGTGGCGCGTCCGCCTGCCGAATCGTTTGTCAGCGCGCTCTCAGCTCAGGAGCTGGAAGCCATCGCCGCCCAGGTGCACTCCAGCACCGGCCTCACAACGGCGGTTTATCCGTAG
- a CDS encoding glycosyl hydrolase, whose translation MLKRPLTAVLSMGIVSLSSFFTTLATEIPDELVLGFRNPPDVARPAAYWCWMNGYVDVPQALCELRQFREKGLSGLYVFDIGARDPDKVIPAGPAFMSREWVRQLVPLLSKAKEMGMEIGLITSSSWNAGGPWVTPEYGAMGLFTTQISCEGPGTFEAIIPQPELPPAAYKHPGGLPPIYRDIAVLALPADTVYDLPTFVFQLAPPGRYLVDHVILCNTESEDASKTGPLHRFVKGFAVYLSDTNDAPDAFRLVVKGELQPTTEPQRFDFPATHARYVKLELLSKHNPRESRWELGEFELCTPQGNNVVSRMVNGGSRTGAALVRFTTQWKTSGPWSADCIHDGVRNGPRNSWASAEEPPVVIASPTQVIDLTDRLGPDGKLHWEVPAGKWRIIRFGYGNTGQQLVLPSPNSAGWAIDHFNPAATDWHFRHILEPLIDELGPLDQTALKQLYVCSYELRGATWTPKLLEEFQRRRGYDMKPFLPVLLGCIMTDEATTRRFIRDYETTLSDLIVDAFYGRATEICHKHGLKLCAEAGGPGLPLHPVPVDALKAQGAIDIPRGEFWVDEHIWVVKETACAAQIYGKPMVDMEAFTSWRHWQDGPAELKPIADRAFCEGANHFTFHTAAHRPAQAKLPGWVYTAGTHFSPSIAWWPLAGGFVEYIARCSFLLQQGEPVTDVCYYYGDRGFNFVMPKSIDPELGFGYDYTVTDTKALLERAFVRNGRVCFAPEHEGTPVLVLPPGSEIRPEVMDKLASLIEAGATVVGEKPQKSPSLTDYPGCDEKVKAIADRIWGENPSASGHRTYGAGRVFWGMPLKEVLQHLGIPPDVVVHTAEGASIDYVHRRTPAVHIYFFWNRLPRWENLVARIRTESGTPEIWDPVTGKRTKLAAFRQTAEGMEVPLSLPPLGTLFVVVPRQGKNPPETDAVVGVLQDGKDLLFTPSTGKPPVQIELGDDGSLRVRCETPGEYQLVLASGRRIPFMATPVQHEKLTGAWQVEFPPGWGAPEKTTFQELISWTDHFEPGIRYFSGVATYRKTFQIGEISPHQRVFIDLGEVRFVAEVMVNGHWVGNLWTPPYELDITEAVRNGENELVVRVANDWSNRLTGDAREPQFGTFTYTNIKHALAWRVPWKEAPLHRSGLLGPVTVRIVTPVNFLTKGHEETRHE comes from the coding sequence ATGCTGAAGCGTCCTCTAACTGCTGTCCTGTCAATGGGAATCGTAAGCCTGAGCAGCTTTTTCACGACGCTGGCCACCGAGATTCCAGACGAGCTTGTACTGGGATTTCGTAATCCCCCGGACGTGGCACGACCGGCTGCGTACTGGTGTTGGATGAATGGCTACGTCGATGTCCCGCAGGCCTTGTGCGAGTTGCGACAATTCCGGGAAAAGGGCCTCAGCGGGCTGTACGTCTTCGATATCGGCGCGCGTGACCCCGACAAGGTTATCCCCGCGGGACCGGCCTTCATGAGCCGGGAATGGGTGCGCCAGCTTGTGCCGCTCCTCAGCAAGGCGAAAGAGATGGGCATGGAAATAGGCCTCATCACCTCAAGTAGCTGGAACGCCGGCGGTCCCTGGGTGACGCCCGAGTACGGGGCGATGGGACTTTTCACCACTCAGATCAGTTGTGAAGGGCCCGGGACTTTTGAGGCCATCATCCCACAGCCGGAACTCCCTCCCGCTGCCTACAAACATCCGGGCGGATTGCCTCCGATCTATCGGGATATCGCTGTGCTGGCGCTACCGGCGGACACAGTTTACGATTTACCCACGTTCGTTTTCCAACTGGCGCCGCCTGGTCGTTACCTCGTTGATCACGTCATCCTGTGCAACACCGAGTCGGAAGATGCCAGCAAGACCGGGCCACTTCACCGCTTCGTGAAGGGTTTCGCCGTTTACCTGTCAGACACGAACGACGCCCCCGACGCGTTTCGCCTGGTCGTCAAGGGAGAGTTGCAACCGACAACGGAGCCGCAGCGCTTCGACTTTCCAGCTACTCACGCGCGATACGTCAAGCTGGAACTCCTTTCCAAGCACAATCCGCGCGAATCGCGATGGGAGCTCGGGGAATTCGAGCTCTGCACTCCCCAGGGCAATAACGTCGTCTCCCGGATGGTCAATGGTGGCAGCCGCACGGGGGCGGCTCTCGTGCGATTCACCACCCAGTGGAAAACCTCGGGGCCATGGTCCGCGGATTGCATTCACGACGGTGTCCGCAACGGCCCGCGGAATAGCTGGGCCTCGGCCGAGGAACCCCCTGTGGTTATCGCATCGCCCACACAGGTCATCGACCTCACCGACCGGCTGGGGCCCGACGGCAAATTGCATTGGGAAGTCCCGGCCGGGAAATGGCGAATCATTCGCTTTGGCTATGGGAACACGGGGCAACAACTCGTTCTCCCCAGCCCGAATTCCGCAGGCTGGGCCATCGACCATTTCAATCCAGCCGCCACAGACTGGCACTTTCGCCATATTCTCGAACCGCTGATTGACGAACTGGGACCGCTCGATCAAACAGCCCTCAAGCAGCTCTACGTGTGCAGCTACGAACTCCGCGGCGCTACCTGGACACCAAAACTTTTGGAGGAATTTCAGCGCCGTCGTGGTTACGACATGAAGCCCTTCCTGCCGGTCCTGCTGGGCTGCATCATGACGGACGAAGCGACCACGCGGCGATTCATTCGTGATTACGAGACAACGCTCTCCGATTTGATTGTGGATGCCTTCTATGGCCGGGCCACGGAAATCTGCCATAAACATGGGCTGAAACTCTGCGCGGAGGCCGGCGGTCCTGGCCTGCCGCTCCATCCCGTTCCGGTGGACGCCCTCAAAGCCCAGGGCGCCATTGACATCCCGCGAGGCGAGTTCTGGGTGGATGAGCACATCTGGGTGGTCAAGGAAACAGCCTGCGCTGCGCAGATCTATGGTAAGCCGATGGTCGATATGGAGGCGTTCACGAGCTGGCGACACTGGCAGGATGGACCGGCCGAGTTAAAGCCCATTGCCGACCGGGCATTCTGCGAAGGGGCCAACCATTTCACGTTCCACACGGCAGCCCATCGACCGGCACAGGCCAAACTGCCAGGCTGGGTCTACACGGCGGGCACGCATTTTTCGCCCTCGATTGCCTGGTGGCCGCTGGCTGGGGGATTCGTCGAGTATATCGCCCGGTGCAGCTTCCTGCTTCAGCAGGGCGAACCGGTCACCGACGTCTGCTATTACTACGGCGATCGGGGGTTCAATTTCGTCATGCCCAAGAGCATCGATCCCGAACTGGGCTTTGGCTACGACTACACGGTGACCGACACGAAGGCCCTTCTGGAGCGGGCATTCGTTCGCAATGGGCGTGTGTGCTTTGCCCCGGAGCATGAGGGCACTCCCGTTCTAGTCCTGCCGCCAGGGAGTGAGATCAGGCCAGAAGTCATGGACAAACTGGCTTCTCTTATCGAGGCCGGCGCCACGGTGGTGGGCGAAAAACCGCAGAAAAGCCCCTCTCTGACGGATTATCCGGGTTGTGATGAAAAGGTCAAAGCAATCGCTGACCGCATCTGGGGTGAAAACCCCTCAGCCAGCGGTCACCGGACCTACGGGGCAGGCCGCGTATTCTGGGGAATGCCGCTCAAAGAGGTACTCCAGCACCTCGGTATTCCACCGGACGTGGTCGTGCATACAGCCGAGGGCGCGTCCATCGATTATGTCCACCGTCGGACCCCGGCCGTGCATATCTATTTCTTCTGGAATCGCCTTCCACGGTGGGAAAATCTGGTCGCGCGAATCCGCACCGAAAGTGGAACTCCGGAGATTTGGGATCCGGTCACCGGAAAAAGAACCAAGCTCGCCGCCTTTCGTCAGACCGCCGAGGGAATGGAAGTGCCGCTCTCGCTTCCACCGCTGGGGACCCTCTTCGTCGTCGTACCACGGCAGGGGAAAAACCCACCGGAGACGGACGCCGTGGTCGGTGTCCTACAAGACGGAAAAGATCTCCTGTTCACTCCGTCCACGGGAAAACCGCCCGTGCAGATTGAACTGGGCGATGATGGTTCTCTGAGAGTTCGCTGCGAAACGCCGGGCGAATATCAGCTTGTTCTGGCCTCCGGGAGGAGAATCCCCTTCATGGCTACACCGGTTCAACACGAGAAATTGACGGGTGCGTGGCAGGTGGAGTTTCCGCCGGGTTGGGGAGCCCCCGAAAAGACGACCTTTCAGGAGCTGATCTCCTGGACTGATCATTTTGAGCCGGGCATCAGGTACTTTTCCGGCGTGGCAACTTACCGCAAGACATTTCAAATTGGCGAAATCTCACCCCATCAGCGGGTGTTCATTGATCTAGGAGAAGTCCGGTTCGTGGCCGAAGTGATGGTCAACGGCCACTGGGTGGGCAATCTCTGGACCCCGCCGTATGAGCTGGACATCACAGAGGCCGTTCGGAATGGCGAGAATGAGTTAGTCGTTCGGGTTGCCAATGATTGGTCGAACCGGTTGACCGGCGACGCCCGGGAGCCGCAATTCGGAACATTCACCTATACCAACATCAAACACGCGCTGGCCTGGCGGGTGCCGTGGAAAGAGGCGCCGCTCCATCGCTCGGGCCTGCTGGGGCCGGTGACGGTTAGAATCGTGACGCCCGTTAACTTCCTTACCAAAGGGCACGAAGAGACCAGGCACGAGTAA